The uncultured Methanomethylovorans sp. genome contains a region encoding:
- a CDS encoding type II/IV secretion system ATPase subunit, whose product MDSMVSRFRTISGRPFGEATPVLEMALKEYGVRVSVIGDPLSAKGMAYAFRKHAKTPWTLPKLINTDAITPLTAGLLSFMMDGHASVLIAGGVGAGKTSLLCAMLMEMPQKYRILTIEDTPEIPLEQLQKLGWKAQGLNAQSSIVKSSIEIEPSTALRASLRLGSSSLVIGEVRGPEVAMLYEAMQVGTAGNSVIGTIHGASTNAVYERIVHTLGVPPASFKATDAVIVCSNTRIAGSMATKRKVIQIAEVNEVWDSENTYSVFSDILTFDASVNSLVPTDLLDRGQSGLIRKIARKWGISVDEASKNIRIRASMKLKMAEYGKTDPSFLEAEFVSAANNMFWMLMEQEKESSGKLDMQRVYERWCTWFEQIVATKGKERSVATKDKTLYTGSLAEVIQGGYDA is encoded by the coding sequence ATGGATTCCATGGTCTCAAGATTCAGGACGATAAGCGGAAGACCATTTGGAGAAGCCACACCTGTCCTGGAAATGGCGCTTAAAGAATATGGAGTGCGTGTCTCGGTGATAGGCGACCCATTAAGTGCAAAAGGAATGGCCTATGCATTTAGAAAACATGCAAAGACCCCCTGGACATTGCCCAAACTTATCAATACTGATGCTATTACTCCTCTTACAGCGGGCCTGCTTAGCTTCATGATGGATGGGCATGCATCAGTGCTAATAGCCGGAGGAGTGGGAGCAGGCAAAACATCTCTATTATGTGCTATGCTCATGGAAATGCCACAAAAATACAGAATATTGACCATAGAAGACACGCCGGAAATACCTCTTGAACAATTGCAAAAGCTTGGATGGAAAGCACAGGGCCTGAATGCTCAGTCTTCCATCGTGAAATCAAGTATTGAGATAGAACCTTCCACAGCCCTGCGTGCATCCCTTAGGCTTGGCAGTTCCTCCCTTGTTATCGGCGAAGTGAGAGGGCCTGAAGTCGCAATGCTGTATGAAGCAATGCAGGTAGGTACAGCAGGAAATTCTGTAATAGGAACTATCCATGGTGCATCCACAAATGCGGTTTATGAAAGAATAGTACATACCCTTGGAGTGCCTCCTGCATCTTTCAAAGCCACAGATGCTGTAATAGTCTGCTCCAATACCCGCATAGCTGGCAGTATGGCAACAAAACGTAAAGTAATACAGATCGCTGAAGTGAATGAAGTATGGGATTCTGAGAACACATACAGCGTCTTCTCTGATATCCTTACTTTTGATGCCTCGGTCAATTCACTGGTACCAACCGACCTGCTTGATAGAGGACAGTCCGGATTGATTCGGAAAATTGCAAGAAAATGGGGCATATCCGTGGATGAAGCTTCAAAGAACATTCGCATCCGTGCAAGCATGAAATTGAAAATGGCGGAATACGGTAAAACAGATCCGTCATTCCTTGAGGCTGAATTTGTATCTGCCGCAAATAACATGTTCTGGATGCTAATGGAACAGGAAAAGGAGAGTTCCGGCAAACTTGACATGCAACGCGTATACGAAAGATGGTGCACGTGGTTTGAACAGATAGTAGCTACTAAGGGTAAAGAGAGGTCTGTTGCAAC
- a CDS encoding site-specific integrase codes for MVQKTLKERNENDLKLLMSQCDEKRAEQFRKYVQSYIVNGMRPATVCGQIQSLSFWNKMLSKPFLDLTKDELNAAFMALESFTFTGKNGKVREYSLITKNTRKIHLRKFLNFIGREDLTTGIKVRRSRGSKLPEDLITRDEVHKMIDACMNLRDKALVSLIYESGARSGELLSLRIKNIEKHEKGYYVHFPTGKTGARKILVIYSAKHLFNWLQAHPLKEDRNAPLWVVLDKRHEEFNHEAMHTRLFAIAKRAGITKKVNPHAFRHAQATELAKDFTEQQMKRYLGWTADSSMASVYVHLSGRDIDDAVLKKNGIKIEDRNTSLRPNECPKCHFISEGNFKYCGVCGTILTVETQITDDEKFKNALMALLTSPDEELIKKFREKLG; via the coding sequence ATGGTCCAGAAGACACTAAAAGAAAGAAATGAAAATGACCTGAAACTCTTAATGTCTCAATGTGATGAGAAAAGGGCAGAGCAGTTCAGGAAGTATGTCCAATCCTATATTGTGAATGGAATGAGACCAGCTACAGTATGCGGACAAATCCAATCACTTTCTTTTTGGAATAAAATGCTTAGTAAACCTTTTCTTGATTTGACAAAGGATGAGCTGAATGCCGCTTTCATGGCTTTGGAATCGTTTACATTTACTGGGAAAAACGGCAAAGTTCGTGAATATTCCTTGATCACTAAGAACACACGAAAGATCCATTTACGGAAATTTCTTAACTTTATTGGTCGGGAGGATTTGACAACTGGTATTAAGGTGCGTAGATCAAGAGGCTCAAAACTTCCAGAGGATCTCATCACCAGAGATGAAGTTCACAAGATGATTGATGCTTGTATGAATTTACGCGACAAAGCTTTAGTCTCGCTGATATATGAATCTGGAGCAAGATCCGGAGAGCTTCTATCTTTACGGATAAAGAATATCGAAAAGCATGAAAAGGGATATTATGTGCATTTCCCAACAGGAAAGACCGGAGCAAGAAAGATACTTGTCATCTATTCAGCCAAGCATCTATTCAACTGGTTACAGGCTCATCCTCTGAAAGAGGATAGGAATGCTCCACTATGGGTGGTGCTCGATAAAAGACATGAGGAGTTTAACCATGAAGCTATGCATACACGGCTTTTTGCAATTGCAAAAAGAGCAGGAATAACAAAAAAGGTAAATCCTCACGCATTCAGACACGCCCAAGCTACCGAATTAGCAAAGGATTTCACGGAACAGCAGATGAAACGTTATCTCGGGTGGACTGCAGATAGTTCTATGGCTTCTGTTTATGTTCACTTGTCCGGCAGAGACATTGATGATGCTGTACTGAAGAAAAATGGAATAAAAATAGAAGATCGGAATACTTCTTTAAGACCAAATGAGTGTCCAAAATGTCATTTCATAAGTGAAGGAAATTTCAAATATTGTGGTGTATGTGGAACAATATTAACGGTAGAGACTCAGATTACGGATGATGAGAAATTTAAAAATGCACTGATGGCTCTTTTAACAAGTCCGGATGAAGAACTAATTAAAAAATTCAGGGAAAAGTTAGGCTAG
- a CDS encoding AbrB/MazE/SpoVT family DNA-binding domain-containing protein translates to MKRKVQKIRDSYQVVIPKQFADMVGIGAGTMMEIEYRNRKIIMCPVTPSQDATGTGQE, encoded by the coding sequence ATGAAAAGGAAAGTACAAAAAATTAGGGATAGTTATCAAGTGGTCATCCCTAAACAATTCGCTGATATGGTAGGCATCGGTGCAGGAACCATGATGGAAATAGAGTACAGAAATAGAAAAATCATAATGTGCCCGGTCACACCCTCACAAGACGCGACCGGGACAGGCCAGGAGTAA